In Marinimicrobium koreense, the following are encoded in one genomic region:
- the tssH gene encoding type VI secretion system ATPase TssH, with amino-acid sequence MITLDLKSLVNKLNNTTRNALEGAAGICLSRGHYNVEVEHWWVKLLEVDDTDAQAILEKFELSPDTLSRAFNRELDQLKNGSTRPPALSPNVVELAKQAWVLASVEYAHSQVTSAHLLAALLLDDSLRRSAVASCPALESLAPESVRELVKALVGTTAESRELPPEHGVDEVPSNTAQASNTPCLDKYTVNLTQAAKDGKIDPVWGRDQEVRQIVDILIRRRQNNPILTGEAGVGKTAVVEGFALRIAKGDVPEPLKNVVLRSLDLGLLQAGASVKGEFENRLKSVIAEVKASPQPIILFIDEAHTMIGAGGKEGQGDAANLLKPALARGELRTIAATTWAEYKKYFERDPALTRRFQVVKVEEPNETKAIDMMRAIAGMLQAHHKVRIMDEAIVESVRLSSRYMPGRQLPDKSVSLLDTACARVALSQSATPAPIEDTERELDQIAANLATLARENAALDNCQDRIDELTQRQAELEQRLEQQRQQWHIERELVTAVNQHQDTIEADHEAEGDSGEAANARADLKTLLEELTRLQGDTPMIKVHVDGQAIAEVVSNWTGIPLGKMLSDEIQSVLNLSDTLNQRVIGQRHALDAIAQSIRTARAGLTDPRKPIGVFFMVGPSGVGKTETALALADTLYGGEHNLTVINMSEFKEEHKVSMLLGSPPGYVGYGEGGVLTEAVRRKPYSVILLDEMEKAHPGVQDVFYNLFDKGTIKDGEGRDIDFRNTVIIMTSNAGEEHIRALCQSQEDTIAPDVLLDNFRPQLLRHFKPAFLGRTTIVPYYPLGDEDLMKIGAINMEKIRRRVAEHYGAEFSFEEDVLLHIIARSQEVDTGARNIENILTRTLLPMIASECLGRMVSGEPIQRVRIGVDEQDQFTCQLDA; translated from the coding sequence ATGATTACTCTGGATCTGAAATCTCTCGTCAACAAGCTGAACAACACCACGCGCAATGCGCTCGAAGGGGCGGCGGGCATCTGCCTGTCCCGCGGTCACTACAACGTGGAAGTCGAACACTGGTGGGTCAAACTGCTCGAGGTCGACGACACCGACGCGCAGGCCATTCTGGAGAAATTCGAGCTGTCGCCGGACACCCTGAGTCGCGCTTTCAATCGCGAACTGGATCAACTCAAAAATGGCAGCACTCGTCCACCCGCACTATCGCCCAACGTGGTAGAGCTGGCCAAGCAGGCCTGGGTACTGGCGTCAGTGGAATACGCTCACAGCCAGGTCACCAGTGCTCACCTGCTGGCCGCTCTGCTCCTGGATGACAGCTTGCGTCGATCGGCCGTGGCCAGTTGCCCCGCGCTGGAGTCACTCGCTCCGGAATCCGTGCGGGAGCTGGTCAAGGCACTGGTGGGCACTACGGCCGAGTCGCGGGAGCTACCGCCCGAACACGGGGTGGACGAAGTTCCTTCCAATACCGCCCAGGCCAGCAACACACCCTGTCTGGACAAGTACACGGTCAACCTCACCCAGGCGGCCAAAGATGGGAAAATTGATCCAGTCTGGGGTCGGGACCAGGAGGTCCGTCAGATTGTCGATATCCTGATCCGTCGCCGACAGAACAACCCCATCCTGACCGGCGAAGCCGGTGTCGGGAAAACCGCCGTGGTGGAGGGTTTTGCGCTGCGGATCGCCAAGGGTGATGTCCCCGAGCCGCTGAAGAATGTAGTGCTGCGCAGCCTGGACTTGGGACTGCTGCAGGCCGGAGCCAGCGTAAAAGGCGAGTTTGAAAATCGTCTGAAGTCTGTCATCGCCGAAGTCAAAGCCTCGCCCCAGCCGATCATCCTCTTTATCGACGAGGCGCACACCATGATCGGTGCCGGCGGTAAAGAGGGACAGGGCGATGCCGCCAACCTGCTCAAGCCCGCTCTGGCCCGGGGCGAACTGCGCACCATTGCCGCCACCACCTGGGCCGAGTACAAAAAGTACTTCGAACGCGATCCGGCTTTGACCCGGCGCTTTCAGGTAGTGAAAGTGGAGGAACCGAATGAAACCAAGGCCATTGATATGATGCGGGCCATCGCTGGCATGCTCCAGGCACACCACAAGGTGCGGATCATGGACGAGGCGATTGTCGAATCGGTGCGCCTGTCCAGCCGCTACATGCCCGGTCGCCAGTTGCCAGACAAATCCGTCAGCCTGCTCGACACCGCCTGTGCCCGGGTGGCCCTGAGCCAGAGCGCCACCCCCGCCCCCATCGAAGACACCGAGCGGGAGCTGGACCAGATCGCCGCAAACCTGGCCACTCTCGCCCGGGAAAATGCAGCACTGGATAACTGCCAGGACCGCATCGATGAACTCACGCAACGACAGGCTGAGCTGGAACAACGCCTGGAACAACAACGGCAACAATGGCACATAGAACGGGAGTTGGTGACCGCCGTCAATCAACACCAGGACACAATTGAAGCCGACCACGAGGCGGAGGGTGATTCCGGAGAGGCTGCCAATGCACGAGCGGATCTGAAAACTCTGCTCGAAGAGTTGACCCGCCTGCAGGGCGATACGCCCATGATCAAGGTTCATGTCGACGGCCAGGCCATTGCCGAAGTGGTATCCAATTGGACCGGCATTCCGCTGGGCAAAATGCTGTCCGATGAGATTCAATCCGTGCTTAACCTGAGCGACACCCTGAACCAGCGTGTCATCGGCCAACGCCACGCGCTGGACGCCATTGCCCAGAGCATTCGCACCGCCCGTGCCGGCTTGACCGATCCGCGCAAACCCATTGGGGTTTTCTTTATGGTCGGCCCCAGCGGTGTGGGGAAAACCGAAACCGCTCTGGCCCTGGCCGACACCCTCTACGGTGGTGAGCACAACCTGACCGTCATCAACATGTCCGAGTTCAAGGAAGAACACAAAGTCTCCATGCTGCTCGGCTCCCCGCCCGGCTACGTCGGTTATGGCGAGGGCGGTGTGCTCACCGAGGCGGTGCGGCGTAAACCCTACAGTGTGATTCTGTTGGATGAAATGGAAAAAGCTCACCCCGGCGTACAGGATGTGTTTTACAACCTGTTCGACAAAGGCACGATCAAGGATGGCGAAGGGCGCGATATCGACTTCCGTAACACCGTGATCATCATGACCTCCAACGCCGGCGAGGAGCACATTCGCGCCCTGTGTCAGTCCCAGGAGGACACCATTGCGCCCGATGTGCTGCTGGACAACTTCCGCCCGCAGTTGCTTCGACACTTCAAGCCCGCGTTCCTCGGGCGCACCACCATCGTGCCCTACTACCCGCTGGGCGATGAAGACCTGATGAAAATCGGCGCTATCAACATGGAAAAAATCCGTCGCCGAGTGGCGGAGCATTACGGGGCCGAGTTCAGTTTTGAGGAAGATGTCTTGCTGCACATTATTGCCCGCAGCCAGGAAGTGGACACCGGGGCGCGGAATATCGAAAACATCCTGACCCGCACCCTGCTTCCGATGATCGCCTCGGAGTGCCTCGGCCGAATGGTGTCCGGCGAGCCGATTCAGCGGGTGCGTATCGGCGTGGATGAACAGGATCAGTTCACCTGCCAGTTGGATGCGTGA
- a CDS encoding tetratricopeptide repeat protein: MLGLLCLPVVALSQSFDQAIERQFSDLRDAVRQAQWHRVEEQLPSLQHHYSLSPPQRSYLHLAEALLWQYRGEHRRAIPLYERIEPDSDVYLEARTNLAIAFLKQGWWSDAHRELEQLLARAEPEAELKNRWRMMLGMSQLQQGFYRDARTTFGTIDQNSRHSAQAWRGIGLTALHLGDHGGALNAFRRLKEEHAEDIPEGAFLVAFTYDRMNRLKLAEANYREALLLYQHQLQQIQKTLAKRSPEAADTRSLEAQQNRLNTLISQSQYGLATIYDRR; the protein is encoded by the coding sequence ATGCTGGGTCTGTTGTGTCTGCCGGTCGTGGCCCTAAGCCAATCGTTCGATCAGGCCATCGAGCGACAGTTCAGCGACTTGCGTGACGCCGTCCGGCAGGCACAGTGGCACAGGGTGGAAGAACAACTGCCGTCTCTTCAACATCACTATTCGTTGAGCCCGCCTCAAAGAAGCTATCTGCACCTGGCGGAGGCGCTGCTGTGGCAATATCGGGGCGAGCACCGTCGGGCCATTCCGTTATACGAGCGCATCGAACCGGACAGTGATGTCTACCTTGAGGCCCGCACCAACCTGGCCATCGCGTTTTTGAAACAGGGATGGTGGTCGGATGCCCATCGGGAGTTGGAGCAACTGCTGGCACGCGCCGAACCGGAGGCCGAGCTGAAAAACCGCTGGCGCATGATGCTGGGGATGTCCCAGCTGCAGCAGGGGTTCTACCGCGATGCCCGAACCACCTTCGGCACCATCGATCAGAACAGTCGTCACAGCGCCCAGGCCTGGCGGGGCATCGGCCTGACGGCGCTGCACCTGGGGGACCACGGCGGTGCGCTCAATGCCTTCCGACGACTCAAGGAGGAGCACGCCGAAGACATCCCCGAAGGCGCATTTCTGGTGGCCTTTACTTACGACCGGATGAACCGGCTCAAGCTGGCCGAGGCCAATTATCGGGAAGCCCTGTTGCTCTATCAACACCAGTTACAGCAGATACAAAAAACGCTGGCGAAGCGTTCGCCCGAAGCAGCGGACACCCGGTCGCTGGAAGCTCAACAGAACCGGCTGAACACGCTGATCAGTCAAAGCCAATACGGACTGGCCACCATCTATGATCGCCGTTAA
- a CDS encoding tetratricopeptide repeat protein produces the protein MIAVNSSFRSRTLWNAIAPATLVLAGCVSQPPEPATLAQLDRSPSTYHSAPVIGQISDADAKSAYYEFLHNAPGHDHSRNQALARLAELELKESERWAQQDDYQEDQRYRATLERTVELLTLALADFPDASGNDRKLYQLAKSHDLLGHHDASLQALEALARRHPESELYAEAQFRLAEAAFSAGDYLAAEISYTAALHSSQDTGFHERALFKRGWSRYKQSLYEPALEDYIAVIHAQDFPDLAEQFENPLNADQQVIYNEYYRSLALAMQRYSPPIVELFRKHGLTDLYAPYHASATLLEDQERISDAVTQWQALIASGPEPLLSLRARAHIVSLWQEHGFTEAALQASETAYRDYQRYRTLTAGNKSNPALEKNTTEALRHQWTQVARHYHSRYQQQPEDAHLRQAQQWYQRYLEHFASYAQQDGVTLLYGDLLAEAGQTEPAFLQYERAAFDGSVILNQDAAYAALALLDELTGQQPERWLARNLRYAQAFARLYPSDPRTPSVAWQAARHAFRANAYDEAIELARFAQDHPPHQQEAYSLILQSHFDQQRYAEAEQIARQLLSLPALSDDTRSLTEARWSLSVYRQAEQAERRQEWDAAIDHFRRIHEAYPDSDNAARGLYNALSLAGEYENWGLAIALIQRFQTVYPEHELRVDAERQLSTAYLASGQTDRAARQYERLAGTEQDGRAQRAAQWKAAQLYLEQGDRDAAINAFRRYAHRYPNPYPENAEAMNHLVTLYTQSGEPEKRAYWQQQILTRDRQQPDQARTDRTRRLAATAALGLGRDHHEHFKATRLSLPLDRSLSEKTGHMQNAIQHYARAASYGLTDIASESTHQIGRIYETLARDLLESDRPTELSDEALMQYNILLEDRAFPFEDKAIEFYERNLRRVASVSFNDWLAKSRERLAVLFPVRYDRPAKMSIRFPKMAESEKPNHTSEPITNARLEADQP, from the coding sequence ATGATCGCCGTTAACTCGTCCTTTCGCTCGCGCACACTGTGGAACGCCATCGCACCGGCTACCCTGGTACTCGCCGGTTGCGTTTCCCAACCGCCTGAGCCGGCCACGCTCGCGCAGCTCGACCGCTCCCCCTCAACTTACCACAGTGCCCCGGTCATCGGGCAGATCTCGGACGCCGACGCCAAGAGCGCTTACTATGAATTTCTGCACAACGCACCGGGGCACGATCACAGCCGTAACCAGGCCCTGGCCCGTCTGGCAGAGCTGGAGCTGAAGGAGAGCGAGCGCTGGGCCCAACAGGACGACTATCAGGAAGACCAGCGCTATCGCGCCACCCTGGAACGCACCGTCGAACTGCTGACTCTGGCGCTGGCCGATTTCCCGGACGCGTCAGGCAACGATCGCAAGCTCTATCAACTCGCCAAAAGTCACGACCTGTTGGGCCATCACGATGCATCCTTGCAGGCCCTGGAGGCCCTGGCGCGACGCCACCCCGAGTCTGAGTTGTATGCTGAAGCGCAGTTCCGGCTTGCCGAGGCAGCGTTTAGCGCCGGCGACTACCTGGCGGCGGAAATTTCCTACACCGCGGCACTGCACAGCAGCCAGGACACCGGCTTTCACGAGCGGGCGCTGTTCAAGCGCGGCTGGTCGCGCTACAAACAGTCCCTGTATGAACCCGCTCTGGAAGATTACATCGCGGTCATACACGCGCAGGATTTTCCGGACCTGGCCGAGCAATTCGAGAACCCACTGAACGCCGACCAGCAGGTCATCTATAACGAATATTACCGCTCCCTGGCCCTGGCCATGCAGCGCTACTCCCCCCCGATCGTTGAACTGTTCAGGAAACACGGCTTGACGGACCTCTACGCCCCCTACCACGCCAGCGCCACTCTACTTGAAGACCAGGAGCGTATCAGCGATGCCGTGACCCAGTGGCAGGCGCTGATCGCCTCCGGGCCGGAGCCTCTGCTGAGCCTGCGGGCCCGGGCCCACATCGTCTCACTCTGGCAGGAGCACGGGTTCACCGAGGCGGCTCTGCAGGCCAGCGAAACCGCTTACCGGGACTACCAACGCTATCGAACGCTCACCGCCGGAAACAAGAGCAATCCGGCGCTGGAAAAGAACACCACGGAAGCCCTTCGCCATCAGTGGACGCAAGTGGCCCGCCATTATCACAGTCGCTACCAACAGCAGCCCGAAGACGCGCATTTGAGGCAGGCGCAGCAATGGTACCAACGGTATCTCGAGCACTTTGCCAGCTATGCCCAGCAGGACGGGGTTACGCTGCTCTACGGCGATCTGTTGGCAGAAGCCGGACAAACCGAACCGGCCTTCCTGCAATACGAGCGGGCGGCGTTCGATGGCTCGGTCATTCTCAACCAGGACGCGGCCTATGCGGCCTTGGCGCTGCTTGATGAACTGACCGGTCAACAACCGGAGCGCTGGCTGGCCCGCAATCTGCGCTACGCACAGGCCTTCGCCCGGCTCTACCCCAGCGACCCGCGCACGCCTTCCGTTGCCTGGCAGGCCGCCCGCCACGCGTTCAGGGCCAATGCCTACGATGAGGCGATTGAACTGGCACGTTTTGCCCAGGATCACCCGCCCCATCAACAGGAGGCTTACTCGCTCATTCTGCAGAGTCATTTCGATCAGCAGCGTTACGCCGAGGCGGAACAGATCGCCCGGCAGTTACTCAGTCTCCCGGCACTTTCGGACGACACCCGCTCGCTGACCGAAGCGCGCTGGTCGTTGAGCGTGTACCGGCAGGCGGAACAAGCGGAGCGTCGACAGGAATGGGACGCCGCCATTGATCATTTCCGACGCATTCACGAAGCTTACCCCGACAGCGACAACGCCGCGCGCGGACTGTACAACGCCCTGTCACTGGCGGGCGAATACGAAAACTGGGGCCTGGCCATCGCCCTGATTCAGCGCTTTCAGACCGTATACCCGGAACACGAATTGCGGGTCGATGCAGAACGTCAGTTGAGTACCGCCTATCTGGCCAGCGGTCAGACCGACCGGGCCGCTCGTCAGTATGAACGCCTGGCGGGCACCGAACAGGACGGTCGCGCTCAACGGGCCGCGCAGTGGAAGGCCGCTCAACTCTATCTTGAACAGGGCGATCGGGACGCCGCGATCAATGCTTTTCGCCGGTACGCGCATCGCTACCCGAACCCCTATCCGGAGAACGCCGAGGCCATGAACCACCTGGTGACGCTGTACACCCAATCCGGCGAACCGGAGAAGCGGGCGTACTGGCAACAACAGATCCTGACCCGGGACCGACAGCAACCGGATCAGGCCAGGACCGACCGGACGCGACGCCTGGCCGCCACCGCCGCACTCGGCCTGGGGCGCGATCACCACGAACACTTCAAGGCGACCCGTTTGAGCCTGCCGCTGGACCGAAGCCTCTCGGAGAAAACCGGACACATGCAGAACGCCATCCAGCACTATGCCCGCGCAGCTTCTTACGGCCTGACGGACATTGCATCGGAATCCACCCATCAGATTGGCCGCATCTACGAAACCCTGGCGCGGGACTTACTGGAGTCAGACCGGCCCACGGAACTGAGCGACGAGGCACTGATGCAATACAACATTCTTCTGGAGGATCGCGCCTTCCCGTTTGAAGACAAGGCGATTGAATTCTACGAGCGCAACTTGCGGCGTGTCGCGTCGGTTTCCTTCAATGACTGGTTGGCAAAAAGTCGGGAGCGCCTGGCCGTCCTGTTTCCGGTTCGCTATGACCGACCGGCCAAGATGAGCATTCGATTTCCAAAGATGGCGGAGTCAGAAAAACCAAACCACACCTCAGAACCAATCACCAACGCACGCCTGGAGGCGGACCAGCCGTGA
- a CDS encoding tetratricopeptide repeat protein, whose protein sequence is MRDHARQSLSEEQQRQADRAATRAATGGYDAAANILEQLIEQRPHHPELWANLSTLYHRLEKSELRDQALARARELNPDSIPALNLSGILALNADQPQSAERLFKRIVALEPDYPDAHYNLALIYDTYYQDLERAIDHYQNYLALIEEPDDATTAWLEQLKNALKRQQHREHAG, encoded by the coding sequence GTGCGCGACCATGCACGCCAATCTCTGAGCGAGGAGCAACAGCGCCAGGCCGACCGGGCCGCAACACGGGCGGCCACTGGAGGCTACGATGCGGCGGCGAACATCCTGGAGCAACTGATCGAACAGCGACCTCACCACCCGGAGCTCTGGGCCAACCTGTCCACGCTGTATCACCGTTTAGAGAAATCGGAATTACGGGATCAGGCGCTGGCACGGGCCCGTGAACTGAACCCGGACAGCATTCCAGCGTTGAATCTGTCCGGCATTCTGGCGCTGAATGCCGATCAACCACAATCGGCTGAGCGGCTGTTCAAAAGGATAGTGGCTCTGGAGCCCGACTATCCCGACGCGCACTACAACCTGGCGCTTATTTACGACACTTACTACCAGGACCTTGAGCGAGCCATTGATCACTATCAGAACTATCTCGCGTTGATCGAGGAGCCGGACGACGCCACTACCGCCTGGCTCGAACAGTTGAAAAATGCGCTCAAACGTCAACAACATCGGGAGCACGCCGGATGA
- a CDS encoding cellulase family glycosylhydrolase has translation MISTTQKRNGIYAAMLGLGLAMAGQGAMAQSASCEYVVSNEWGSGATATVEITNNGTTAVNGWDVSWTYDNNRVTNSWNAQVSGSNPYTATDLGWNGTIQPGQTVEFGMQIDANGGAIERPELSGDVCTGGGSSSSSSSSSSESSSSESSSSSSSDDGATGQQCDWYGTLYPLCDSQDNGWGWEDNQSCIGLTTCSDQPDPYGPVDGGSSSSSSSSSSESSSSSESSSSSESSSSSSSSSSTPDAGGVFRVDETGQITQNGDAFPVQCSAWFGLEGQHEPADAENNADGAPMELYVGNMWWVDSGRTIQQTMDEITAQGINTIRLPIAPQTLDPNDPQGIGDIREGGVLKNHESVRQENARQALEDFIVQADDNGINVIIDIHSCSNYVGWRAGRLDATPPYADAERENYEFKREGYSCGPVDDPNVQVDLYNEELWLEDLREIAGLSEQLGVDNIMAIDIFNEPWDYTWAEWKRLSENAYQAIAEVNDDVLIMVEGIATSTSAGDEVPHGDEDSNPNWGENFFPFADAPLDIPKERLILSPHTYGPSVFVQRQFMDPAQPECEGLEDIEAAEAGCNIVIDPQRLEAGWDEHFGYLRDQGYAMIIGEFGGHRNWPADAPPRHREAWSHVEPGIDMQWQNTLVDYMIEKDIQGCYWSTNPESEDTGGLYEHAYDPVSNESGWGQWEGFEQEKWDMLRRLWGI, from the coding sequence ATGATAAGCACAACACAAAAGCGTAATGGCATTTACGCCGCCATGCTGGGCCTTGGCCTTGCGATGGCGGGGCAGGGTGCCATGGCTCAATCGGCAAGTTGCGAATACGTTGTCAGCAACGAGTGGGGCAGCGGTGCCACAGCCACCGTTGAGATCACCAATAACGGCACCACCGCCGTCAATGGCTGGGACGTCAGTTGGACCTACGACAACAACCGGGTCACCAACAGCTGGAACGCGCAGGTATCGGGCAGCAACCCCTATACGGCGACCGACCTGGGTTGGAATGGCACGATTCAACCGGGTCAGACCGTTGAGTTCGGCATGCAGATTGATGCCAACGGCGGCGCCATTGAGCGTCCGGAACTGTCGGGTGACGTCTGCACCGGTGGGGGCTCTTCCAGCTCGTCCAGTTCCTCCAGCAGTGAGAGCTCCAGCAGTGAAAGTTCCAGCTCTTCATCCAGTGACGACGGCGCCACGGGTCAACAGTGTGATTGGTATGGCACGCTCTACCCGCTCTGTGACAGTCAGGACAACGGCTGGGGCTGGGAAGACAACCAGAGCTGTATCGGCCTGACCACCTGTAGCGACCAGCCCGATCCCTACGGCCCGGTCGATGGCGGAAGCAGCAGCTCCTCTTCCAGTTCCAGCAGTGAGAGTTCGTCCAGTAGTGAGAGCTCATCCAGCAGCGAAAGCTCCTCCTCATCCAGCTCGTCCAGTAGCACGCCGGATGCGGGCGGTGTGTTCCGTGTTGACGAAACCGGTCAGATCACCCAGAACGGTGACGCCTTCCCGGTGCAGTGTTCTGCATGGTTTGGTCTTGAAGGCCAACACGAGCCTGCCGATGCCGAAAACAACGCCGACGGTGCTCCCATGGAGCTGTATGTCGGCAACATGTGGTGGGTCGATTCCGGCCGGACCATCCAGCAGACCATGGACGAGATTACCGCTCAAGGGATCAATACCATCCGTCTGCCCATTGCGCCGCAGACCCTGGATCCGAACGATCCCCAGGGTATCGGTGACATTCGCGAAGGCGGCGTTTTGAAAAACCACGAGTCGGTCCGTCAGGAAAATGCCCGTCAGGCGCTGGAAGATTTCATTGTCCAGGCCGACGATAACGGCATCAACGTAATCATCGACATTCACTCCTGCTCCAATTACGTGGGCTGGCGCGCGGGCCGGCTGGATGCCACACCGCCTTACGCGGATGCGGAACGCGAGAACTATGAGTTCAAGCGCGAAGGTTATTCCTGCGGCCCGGTAGACGACCCGAACGTACAGGTCGATCTTTACAACGAAGAGCTGTGGCTTGAAGATCTCCGGGAAATCGCCGGTCTGTCCGAGCAGTTGGGTGTCGATAACATCATGGCCATCGACATCTTCAATGAGCCGTGGGATTACACCTGGGCCGAGTGGAAGCGTCTGTCAGAAAATGCCTACCAGGCCATTGCCGAGGTTAACGACGATGTTCTGATCATGGTTGAAGGCATCGCTACCTCAACCAGTGCCGGTGACGAAGTGCCTCACGGCGATGAAGACTCCAACCCCAATTGGGGTGAAAACTTCTTCCCCTTCGCGGACGCACCGCTGGATATTCCCAAGGAGCGCCTGATTCTGTCTCCGCACACCTACGGTCCGTCGGTATTTGTCCAGCGTCAGTTCATGGATCCGGCGCAACCCGAGTGTGAAGGCCTTGAAGATATCGAAGCGGCCGAAGCCGGTTGTAACATTGTTATTGACCCTCAGCGCCTGGAGGCCGGTTGGGATGAACACTTCGGGTATCTGCGTGACCAGGGTTACGCGATGATCATCGGTGAGTTCGGCGGTCATAGAAACTGGCCCGCCGATGCGCCACCGCGCCATCGTGAAGCCTGGAGTCACGTCGAGCCCGGTATCGACATGCAGTGGCAGAATACCCTGGTCGACTACATGATCGAGAAGGACATTCAGGGCTGCTACTGGTCCACCAACCCCGAATCGGAAGATACCGGTGGTCTGTACGAGCACGCGTACGACCCGGTCTCCAATGAAAGTGGTTGGGGTCAGTGGGAAGGCTTCGAACAGGAGAAGTGGGACATGTTGCGCCGCCTGTGGGGCATCTGA
- a CDS encoding sialidase family protein produces MQTYWVRAFLAGVVWLLAITGCAALESVPSEDGRSAPLVLAPGVFDAKQPDTLGLSFAPGRQTFTVYRPGPEDYRYNHGAVVMSFRGRLYAQWQSSRRDEDAPETEIRYAISPDQGANWSRPKTLALPRKDATITNGGWWVSGDQLVAYINVWPHDTEPRGGFVEYVSSADGERWSEPRRVMTRAGKPLNGILEQDLRALPGGRILTTVHEQPGLIATPWFTDDPSGVSGWQRGELPNLAHEPHITRELEPSWYRRGDGRIVMTFRDQQSSFRILAAESRDRGASWTQPVITNFPDSRAKQSAGNLPDGSAFIVNNPSGNKTRIPLTIAVSKEGQRFDRAWLVRAGGADLQPWRYEGKYKRAGYSYPKSYVDEEFVYVAYATNKEDIEITRIPIGSLAP; encoded by the coding sequence ATGCAAACGTATTGGGTCAGAGCATTTTTGGCTGGCGTGGTGTGGCTGTTGGCAATAACGGGTTGTGCCGCGCTGGAATCGGTACCGTCGGAAGACGGGCGGAGCGCGCCGCTGGTATTGGCACCGGGTGTTTTTGATGCTAAACAACCCGACACCCTGGGACTGTCGTTCGCTCCCGGCCGGCAAACCTTTACGGTGTATCGCCCCGGCCCGGAGGACTACCGTTACAATCACGGTGCGGTGGTCATGAGTTTTCGGGGCAGGCTTTACGCTCAGTGGCAGAGCTCTCGACGGGATGAAGATGCACCGGAAACCGAGATCCGCTACGCGATCAGTCCGGATCAGGGCGCGAACTGGAGTCGCCCAAAGACGCTGGCATTGCCCCGAAAAGACGCCACCATCACCAACGGTGGCTGGTGGGTGAGTGGCGATCAATTGGTGGCCTACATCAACGTATGGCCTCACGATACTGAGCCACGCGGTGGCTTTGTGGAGTACGTTTCCAGCGCTGACGGTGAACGTTGGAGCGAACCCCGGCGAGTGATGACCCGCGCGGGCAAACCATTGAACGGTATTCTGGAGCAGGATCTTCGAGCGCTGCCCGGGGGGCGCATTCTTACCACCGTACACGAACAGCCCGGGCTGATTGCCACGCCCTGGTTCACCGATGATCCCAGTGGCGTGTCGGGCTGGCAGCGGGGTGAGTTGCCCAATCTGGCGCACGAGCCGCATATCACCCGGGAGCTCGAGCCCAGCTGGTATCGCCGTGGCGATGGCCGCATTGTGATGACTTTCCGCGATCAACAGAGCAGCTTCCGAATTCTGGCAGCAGAAAGTCGTGACCGGGGGGCGAGCTGGACGCAACCGGTGATCACCAACTTTCCCGATTCAAGGGCCAAGCAGAGCGCTGGTAACTTACCGGACGGTTCGGCGTTTATTGTCAATAATCCCAGCGGAAACAAAACCCGGATTCCGCTGACAATAGCGGTGAGCAAAGAAGGGCAGCGTTTTGATCGGGCCTGGCTGGTGCGCGCCGGCGGAGCGGACCTGCAGCCCTGGCGGTACGAGGGAAAGTATAAACGGGCGGGTTACAGCTATCCGAAAAGCTACGTAGACGAAGAGTTTGTTTATGTCGCCTACGCGACCAACAAGGAAGATATCGAAATCACCCGAATACCCATCGGATCTTTGGCTCCTTAA